A single genomic interval of Daucus carota subsp. sativus chromosome 1, DH1 v3.0, whole genome shotgun sequence harbors:
- the LOC108223125 gene encoding probable pectinesterase/pectinesterase inhibitor 41 yields MHASTCISFLVILCLFSPSKSLSDELICDSTPFPSFCNSMRLQYDFGSIQEYGRFILKQSISSTENVLSMVNGYLELRIGLQEYTIHALEDCQLLTSLNIDFFVKTLESLNLTNKIDGPTASELLSLLSATLTNYQTCLDGLEAINPLSAIRIALGTPLSDGNMLNSVALAIFKYAWNPSTTEGRLLKDRKPLNSGLKLYPGGNSVNVNQSVVVNPDGSGDFTTITDAVAAAPNNTDCTNGYFLIYIAAGVYEEHVYIAKSKRYLMMIGDGIDQTIITGNRSVVEGWTTFNSATFAVTGVGFVAVNITFRNTAGAVMHQAVAVRNGADLSTFYHCSFEGYQDTLYAHTLRQFYRECNIYGTVDFIFGNAAVVFQNCNIYPRLPMQDQFNAITAQGRTDINQNTGTSIQNCTIREAEYMASAKTYLGRPWKQYSRAVYLNSFIDNLVDPAGWIAWSGDFALNTSYYAEYNNRGGGSDTSKRVTWEAYHVINYSDAANFTVSNFLAGDFWLPSTGVPYNAGLF; encoded by the exons ATGCATGCCTCTACTTGCATTTCATTTCTTGTCATTCTGTGTTTATTCAGTCCGTCGAAATCTCTCTCAGATGAACTCATCTGTGACTCCACTCCTTTTCCATCTTTCTGCAATTCGATGCGTCTGCAATACGATTTTGGATCCATACAAGAATATGGCAGGTTTATACTCAAGCAATCAATATCATCAACAGAAAATGTGCTTTCAATGGTAAACGGTTACCTCGAGCTCCGGATTGGATTGCAGGAATACACAATCCATGCTCTTGAAGACTGTCAGCTTCTTACAAGCTTGAATATTGATTTCTTTGTTAAAACTCTGGAAAGTTTAAATTTGACGAATAAGATTGATGGCCCGACAGCCAGTGAATTGTTGAGCTTGCTTAGTGCAACCCTCACAAATTATCAAACTTGTTTAGATGGACTTGAGGCCATAAATCCACTTTCAGCCATTAGAATTGCTCTCGGAACGCCGCTTTCTGATGGAAACATGCTGAACAGTGTAGCCCTCGCAATTTTCAAGTACGCCTGGAATCCTAGTACAACGGAAGGAAGGTTGCTGAAAGATAGAAAGCCACTCAACTCGGGTCTCAAGCTTTATCCAGGCGGTAATTCTGTGAATGTAAATCAGTCGGTTGTGGTGAACCCTGATGGAAGTGGAGATTTCACTACCATTACTGACGCGGTGGCAGCTGCTCCTAATAATACTGACTGTACTAATggttattttttgatttatatcgCTGCTGGGGTTTATGAGGAGCATGTTTACATAGCCAAATCTAAAAGGTACTTGATGATGATCGGAGATGGAATCGATCAGACTATAATTACTGGAAACCGCAGTGTAGTTGAAGGGTGGACAACCTTTAATAGTGCTACATTTG CTGTAACTGGAGTAGGCTTTGTGGCAGTAAATATAACATTCAGGAACACAGCAGGAGCCGTGATGCATCAAGCTGTCGCTGTCAGAAACGGAGCTGATCTATCAACATTTTACCATTGTAGCTTTGAAGGGTACCAAGACACACTATATGCTCACACATTGAGACAATTCTACAGGGAATGCAACATCTACGGAACAGTAGATTTCATATTTGGAAACGCTGCAGTCGTGTTTCAAAACTGCAACATTTATCCGCGGCTACCTATGCAAGATCAGTTCAATGCAATCACAGCTCAAGGCAGAACTGATATTAACCAAAACACGGGCACTTCAATACAAAATTGTACTATTCGCGAAGCAGAATACATGGCCTCAGCAAAGACTTATCTGGGACGGCCCTGGAAACAATATTCCAGAGCCGTTTACCTAAATTCTTTCATCGACAATTTGGTCGATCCTGCAGGCTGGATTGCCTGGTCTGGAGATTTTGCTCTTAATACATCTTACTATGCAGAATATAACAACAGAGGAGGTGGATCAGATACTAGTAAAAGGGTTACATGGGAGGCTTATCATGTGATAAATTACTCAGACGCAGCTAACTTTACTGTCTCGAATTTCTTAGCTGGAGATTTTTGGTTGCCTAGTACTGGTGTTCCATACAATGCTGgcttgttttaa
- the LOC108193111 gene encoding F-box/LRR-repeat protein 3 has protein sequence MKSSSCLVSLLTDDLLVNILDKLSGDDSATKSFRSVCKAFHQAESAHRTSLKVLRLEFLPTLLNNYTSVDTLDLSDCPRLDDGSIAALLGGDTSIDLSWTRRLRRLVLSRCVGLRWAGLELLLGSCTRLESLDFSSCGGFGDREAAVVSCVVGLKEIEMDRCFGVSDFGLAKIVVGCERLEKLSLRWCDEISDLGIDLLSKKCVFLKHLDISYTKIGGESIRSISTMQRLEVLAMVGCGLLDDVGLHHLQDGCPSLQVIDISRCNNVTSLGLTSVIRGRNNLLQLRAGHYYFELSTIVLNCFMGLNNLQTIRIDGAQVSEHVLQIIAGSCKSLVDIGFSKCKGVTDFGILQLVLGCFRLKILDLTCCDKLTDLAISAIAESCRNLLCLKIESCNMLTEKSFGYLGSCCFLLEELDVTDCSGVNDEGLRHISNCSNLKSLKLGHCINISDKGLSNIASKCSNMIELDLYRCKGVGDEGLAALAMGCKKLKKLNLSYCIQITDEGMQCIGYLKELSELDMRNLSKVTSAGFSYFASGCMKLAELDMKNCDNITDSGFLALSCHSKNLIQINLSYCRISDVGLYKLMGNLTCLQDAKLLNLTNVTMNGFDLALRASCFRLKKVKMLALVRSYISMETLNFLQARGCKIKWD, from the exons ATGAAGTCTTCTTCGTGTCTTGTATCTCTTCTCACCGATGACTTGCTAGTCAACATTCTCGATAAACTCTCCGGCGATGACTCTGCCACCAAATCATTCCGCAGCGTCTGCAAGGCGTTTCATCAAGCCGAGTCAGCTCACCGGACCTCCCTCAAAGTTCTCCGTCTTGAGTTTCTCCCAACTCTTCTAAATAACTACACAAGCGTCGACACACTGGATCTCTCTGATTGTCCGCGTCTCGATGACGGCAGCATAGCAGCATTGCTGGGCGGAGACACGAGCATTGACTTGAGCTGGACGAGGAGGCTTAGGAGACTTGTGTTGAGCCGGTGTGTTGGGTTGAGATGGGCGGGGCTGGAGTTGTTGCTTGGATCATGCACGCGGCTAGAGAGTCTGGATTTTTCGAGTTGCGGTGGGTTCGGGGATCGGGAGGCGGCGGTTGTGTCGTGTGTGGTGGGGCTGAAAGAAATTGAGATGGATAGGTGTTTTGGAGTGAGTGATTTTGGGTTGGCTAAAATTGTTGTTGGTTGTGAAAGGCTGGAGAAATTGAGCTTGAGATGGTGTGATGAGATAAGTGATTTGGGTATTGATCTTTTGTCGAAGAAGTGTGTTTTCTTGAAGCATCTTGACATTTCTTACACAAAG ATTGGCGGTGAATCCATCCGATCAATTAGTACTATGCAGAGGTTGGAGGTGCTGGCTATGGTGGGGTGTGGACTTTTGGATGATGTTGGATTGCACCATCTTCAAGATGGTTGCCCTTCACTTCAG GTAATTGATATATCAAGGTGCAATAATGTGACTTCATTAGGCTTAACCTCAGTCATACGTGGACGTAATAATCTTCTGCAGCTCAGAGCAGGGCACTACTATTTT GAGCTTTCAACTATAGTATTAAACTGCTTCATGGGCTTGAATAATTTGCAAACAATTAGGATTGATGGGGCTCAGGTATCTGAGCATGTCTTACAGATAATTGCCGGTAGCTGTAAATCACTAGTTGATATCGGATTTAGCAAATGCAAAGGAGTGACAGACTTTGGCATTCTACAACTTGTACTTGGATGCTTTAGATTGAAGATACTTGATCTAACATGCTGTGATAAACTTACCGATCTAGCAATATCAGCTATTGCGGAATCATGTAGAAACCTTCTGTGTCTTAAGATAGAGTCTTGCAATATGTTGACGGAGAAAAGTTTTGGCTATCTCGGATCTTGCTGCTTCCTACTAGAGGAGCTTGATGTAACAGATTGCTCTGGTGTTAATGATGAAG GACTCAGACATATCTCAAATTGTTCAAACCTTAAGTCCTTAAAGTTGGGACATTGTATTAATATTTCTGACAAAGGATTGTCTAATATAGCTTCAAAGTGCTCAAATATGATTGAACTCGATCTATACcg GTGCAAGGGTGTTGGAGATGAGGGATTAGCAGCATTAGCTATGGGTtgcaaaaaattgaaaaagctTAACTTGTCCTACTGCATACAGATTACTGACGAAGGTATGCAGTGTATAGGCTATCTGAAGGAACTCTCAGAGTTAGATATGCGAAATCTTTCAAAAGTCACAAGTGCCGGTTTTTCATATTTCGCATCTGGATGCATGAAACTTGCTGAATTGGATATGAAAAACTGTGACAATATTACGGATTCAGGGTTTTTGGCTCTATCCTGCCATTCAAAAAATTTGATACAG ATTAATCTAAGCTACTGCAGAATTTCCGATGTTGGTCTTTACAAGTTAATGGGTAACTTGACATGCCTGCAAGATGCCAAGTTGTTGAATTTAACTAATGTCACTATGAACGGGTTTGACCTTGCCCTCAGGGCAAGCTGTTTTCGTCTCAAAAAGGTTAAGATGCTTGCTTTAGTTAGGTCTTATATTTCCATGGAGACACTTAACTTCCTTCAGGCTAGGGGTTGCAAGATTAAATGGGATTAG